One region of Takifugu flavidus isolate HTHZ2018 chromosome 14, ASM371156v2, whole genome shotgun sequence genomic DNA includes:
- the LOC130537016 gene encoding uncharacterized protein LOC130537016 gives MILTGRTLCLPSPATVQELFLVARDASILPDISLDPVLTTFLSPDSSAALQHQYGFLRRSMSSEQQAAFTQNLTQRLGGSRRVTYGGVGVVALALSLIFDQVSQQIRGIDRTTGSPQRAEAQVIFGISSSSRIGWIIHRYLQLIPGLANDEEKMAETTEIFDELLNLELLDHYERMTTKKRMSTEAMQQWLTGAAFHMHMRIHQVRLNSMPVGAAESLRRSCKSELNQLIVDYKVYLRRNIRETAAPRPRKRRNRQSGVLRQSSTFNQTSLTWSGPNLIAASSAAGKINEPTASNAAANIGRKCKIEVLSDSSGGNVTEVDDKSAVGTEKRKRLSNSSGINSSAMGLLVIEPLRNVSHSVQHHQCESPAIQHALVSRIMDALDMEQNKHFFQYPEKVLYSLLRQEDDFEL, from the exons ATGATCCTGACGGGTCGCACTCTGTGCCTTCCCTCTCCTGCCACGGTCCAGGAGCTCTTCTTGGTGGCTCGAGATGCCAGCATCCTTCCAGACATCTCCCTAGATCCTGTCCTCACCACCTTCCTGTCTCCGGATTCttcagcagccctgcagcatCAGTACGGCTTCCTGCGGCGGAGCAtgagcagcgagcagcaggCGGCGTTCACCCAGAACCTGACTCAGAGGCTGGGAGGCAGCCGGAGGGTCACCTACGGAGGAGTTGGGGTCGTCGCTCTCGCTCTGTCCCTGATTTTTGACCAGGTTTCTCAACAA ATCCGAGGAATTGACCGTACAACAGGAAGCCCTCAGAGAGCCGAGGCTCAGGTTATTTTTGGAATCAGCAGTTCCTCCAGAATTGGCTGGATCATCCACAGATACCTTCAACTCATCCCTGGCTTGGCCAATGATGAAGAGAAGATGGCTGAGACCACAGAAATCTTTGACGAACTGCTGAACTTGGAGCTGCTTGATCATTATGAGAGGATGACCACAAAGAAGAGGATGAGTACAGAAGCCATGCAGCAGTGGTTAACCGGAGCAGCGTTTCATATGCACATGAGAATCCATCAG GTTCGTCTGAATTCCATGCCAGTAGGAGCAGCGGAGTCACTGCGCCGATCTTGCAAGTCAGAGTTAAATCAACTGATCGTGGATTACAAGGTCTATCTCCGCAGAAACATTCGTGAAACTGCAGCTCCAAGGCCTAGAAAACGCAGAAACAGGCAGTCCGGTGTGTTAAGGCAAAGTAGCACATTCAACCAGACCAGCCTGACCTGGTCAGGCCCCAACCTGATCGCTGCAAGTTCCGCAGCTGGGAAGATCAATGAGCCAACTGCATCAAATGCAGCTGCTAACATTGGCAGAAAGTGTAAAATAGAAGTATTAAGTGACAGTTCTGGAGGGAATGTGACAGAAGTTGATGATAAATCAGCTGTagggacagaaaagagaaagaggctCAGCAATTCTTCTGGAATTAACAGCAGTGCTATGGGTCTGTTAGTCATCGAGCCACTGAGGAATGTGAGTCACAGTGTGCAGCATCACCAGTGTGAGTCTCCAGCCATCCAGCACGCTTTAGTGAGCCGCATCATGGATGCTCTGGACAtggagcagaacaaacactttTTCCAGTACCCTGAAAAAGTCTTGTATAGTCTCCTGAGACAAGAGGATGACTTTGAGCTTTAG